A part of Lacinutrix sp. 5H-3-7-4 genomic DNA contains:
- a CDS encoding sulfurtransferase produces MSKITKIENLVSAEWLNKHLQAENLFVFDATISKVIGDVSQLSHSQIPKTQFFNIKKQFSNVNAPFPNTIPSALQFEAALQDLGVNSDSVIVVYDYHGVYSSARAWWLLKTFGFKNVAVLNGGFPQWKKMNFKTEEKNKKYNFRKGNFKANYNPESVVYFDSLEAISKDENFKIIDARSSDRFNCTVAEPRKGLRSGTIPSSSNLPFNQVLDNNTFKTKEDLKQIFKGIAKPHQHLVFTCGSGITAAVLAFAATIVGYKNSVYDGSWTEYGTLTIA; encoded by the coding sequence ATGTCTAAAATTACTAAAATAGAAAATCTAGTATCTGCAGAGTGGTTAAATAAACATTTGCAAGCCGAAAATTTATTTGTTTTCGATGCTACTATCTCTAAAGTTATTGGAGACGTTTCACAACTATCACATTCACAAATACCAAAAACTCAGTTTTTTAATATTAAAAAGCAGTTTAGTAACGTTAATGCACCTTTTCCAAATACTATTCCTTCTGCTTTACAATTTGAAGCTGCGTTACAGGATTTAGGTGTAAATTCAGACTCGGTTATAGTTGTTTATGATTATCACGGTGTATATTCTAGTGCTAGAGCTTGGTGGTTATTAAAAACATTTGGTTTTAAAAATGTAGCTGTTCTAAATGGTGGATTTCCACAATGGAAAAAAATGAATTTTAAAACCGAAGAAAAAAATAAAAAATATAATTTTAGAAAAGGAAACTTTAAAGCAAACTACAATCCAGAAAGTGTTGTGTATTTTGATTCATTAGAAGCAATTTCTAAAGACGAAAATTTTAAAATAATAGACGCACGTTCTAGCGATCGTTTTAATTGTACAGTAGCAGAACCTAGAAAAGGTTTAAGAAGCGGTACAATTCCATCATCTTCAAACTTACCTTTTAACCAGGTATTAGATAATAATACTTTTAAAACAAAAGAAGATTTAAAACAAATATTTAAAGGTATAGCAAAACCACATCAACATTTAGTATTTACTTGTGGTAGTGGTATAACTGCGGCAGTGCTTGCTTTTGCAGCAACCATTGTAGGTTACAAAAATAGTGTTTACGATGGTTCGTGGACAGAATATGGAACTTTAACAATAGCATAA
- a CDS encoding N-formylglutamate amidohydrolase — protein sequence MQKLSVNEIIDKIEAKETFSAVSIDYSFTLKIESYVPYVCAAVHDGHQFRKELWNNCLHTEYERWYEEDPETKNMLGDQPIIIAGMDSRFEYDLNRDPESAIYKDAWGKQLWKTPLPISQIEKSLNKHHNFYKVVHALITKIEKEFSTCVVYDMHSYNWKRWDREVPTWNLGIDNVDNLRFKKHIENWSKSLSQIQLPNNIKNTSKINDTFRGNGYFLKYITQNFSNTLVLATEIAKIYCDEYNYIMFPEVVKAVEKQLQLKIKINAEIFYKTFSK from the coding sequence ATGCAAAAACTGTCGGTAAACGAAATCATAGATAAAATAGAAGCTAAAGAAACTTTTAGTGCAGTATCGATTGATTATTCTTTCACTTTAAAAATTGAAAGTTATGTGCCTTATGTTTGCGCTGCAGTTCACGATGGCCATCAGTTTAGAAAAGAATTATGGAATAATTGTTTGCATACAGAATATGAACGTTGGTATGAAGAAGACCCAGAAACAAAAAACATGTTGGGTGACCAACCTATAATTATAGCTGGTATGGATTCTCGTTTTGAATACGATTTAAATCGTGATCCTGAATCTGCTATTTATAAAGACGCTTGGGGAAAACAATTATGGAAAACACCATTACCAATATCACAAATAGAAAAATCCCTTAATAAACACCATAATTTTTATAAAGTTGTACATGCGTTAATTACTAAAATAGAAAAAGAGTTTAGCACCTGCGTTGTTTACGATATGCATAGCTATAATTGGAAACGATGGGATAGAGAAGTGCCAACATGGAATTTAGGAATAGATAATGTAGATAACCTACGTTTTAAAAAACATATAGAAAATTGGAGTAAAAGCTTATCGCAAATACAACTTCCAAACAATATAAAAAACACTTCAAAAATTAACGATACCTTTAGAGGTAACGGTTATTTTTTAAAGTATATTACACAAAATTTCAGCAATACACTTGTATTAGCAACAGAAATAGCTAAAATTTATTGTGATGAATATAACTATATTATGTTTCCAGAAGTGGTAAAAGCCGTAGAGAAACAATTGCAATTAAAAATTAAAATTAACGCTGAAATTTTCTACAAAACATTTTCAAAATAA
- a CDS encoding flavohemoglobin expression-modulating QEGLA motif protein gives MIKLEDTIDATKLDSIFSDIEANKAINLKLPNNGLLHIDKLLPYICVYRFKKLDVYFSRLIKTQASYLLIDESIDISTIIEKVREAGSKKFNSFLIIECWPNQDNNSTTFNIACPEDKAPATANALKMGFNELNQIYPNVSAKISNTDKRQPVHLQPIINIESSKKTGTLVFGISTPTLYKNDETNELYSLFFREYYTVFSETIKKAVFEFIRIQTTDDFKNYLMLGKTHIDNITIQSDSELAEISSGMSFLLRTTPVNSNEEWEVFKKKKYRKPPNFKYRLIALDPELEKRKLYNIPMDKIEDPTIAFILRGKRLEIEKQLTMLEERGTKNFRFVGESLYGVIKKSVLKEAKKILKAYPEREELKSEKRYNCNEFAKYAQEELDYYNSKFPNLNLSLEIRNDVAGIMVSKTKLLINDQISLDANRCDALIQHEIATHILTYCNGKRQPLKQMYEGFEGYDQLQEGLAVLAEYLVGGLTVNRLRLLAGRVIAVNAMVNGSDFIETFKLLKKRYNFSDRISYYITMRVYRGGGLTKDAVYLAGIIDLLKYLKSGGNLETLYTGKFNTNHINLIEELLDRNVLLKPELPRLLERKSVKKRLKKLREGIAIIDLVK, from the coding sequence ATGATAAAATTAGAAGATACTATAGATGCTACAAAACTTGATAGTATTTTTAGTGATATTGAAGCCAATAAAGCCATAAACCTTAAGTTGCCAAACAATGGTTTATTACATATAGACAAATTACTACCTTACATATGTGTTTATAGATTTAAAAAACTTGATGTCTATTTTTCTAGGCTTATAAAAACGCAAGCATCGTATTTATTAATAGATGAGTCTATAGATATAAGTACAATAATCGAAAAAGTAAGAGAAGCAGGATCTAAAAAATTTAATAGTTTTTTAATAATAGAATGTTGGCCAAATCAAGATAATAATAGCACAACATTTAATATAGCATGTCCAGAAGATAAAGCTCCAGCAACAGCAAATGCATTAAAAATGGGATTTAACGAGCTTAATCAAATCTACCCAAATGTTTCAGCAAAAATATCTAATACAGATAAAAGACAGCCAGTACATTTACAACCCATAATAAATATAGAAAGTTCTAAAAAAACAGGAACATTAGTTTTTGGTATTTCAACACCAACATTGTATAAAAACGACGAGACAAACGAGCTGTACTCATTATTTTTTAGAGAATACTATACCGTTTTTTCCGAAACCATAAAAAAAGCAGTTTTCGAGTTTATAAGAATTCAAACAACAGACGATTTTAAAAACTATCTTATGTTAGGTAAAACACATATAGATAATATAACAATACAGTCTGATAGTGAGTTAGCCGAAATTAGTTCAGGCATGTCCTTTTTATTACGTACAACACCAGTTAACAGTAATGAAGAGTGGGAAGTATTTAAAAAGAAAAAATACAGAAAACCACCTAATTTTAAGTACAGACTAATAGCTTTAGATCCAGAATTAGAAAAGCGAAAGCTTTATAATATACCAATGGATAAAATTGAAGATCCAACCATTGCTTTTATATTAAGAGGTAAGCGTTTAGAAATTGAAAAGCAGTTAACAATGCTAGAAGAACGTGGGACTAAAAATTTTAGATTTGTTGGAGAAAGTTTATATGGTGTAATTAAAAAAAGTGTTTTAAAAGAAGCAAAAAAAATACTTAAAGCATATCCTGAAAGAGAAGAACTTAAAAGCGAGAAAAGATATAACTGTAATGAGTTTGCAAAATATGCACAAGAAGAATTAGACTATTATAATTCTAAATTTCCAAACCTTAATTTATCATTAGAAATTAGAAATGATGTTGCGGGCATAATGGTTTCTAAAACAAAACTATTAATAAACGATCAAATTTCGTTAGATGCTAATAGATGTGATGCTTTAATACAACACGAGATTGCTACGCATATTTTAACCTATTGTAACGGTAAAAGACAGCCTTTAAAACAAATGTATGAAGGTTTTGAAGGTTACGATCAGCTTCAAGAAGGTTTAGCTGTACTTGCAGAATATCTTGTTGGAGGATTAACCGTAAATAGATTACGATTATTAGCAGGTCGTGTTATTGCTGTAAATGCTATGGTTAATGGGTCAGACTTTATAGAAACTTTTAAACTTTTAAAGAAAAGATATAATTTCTCAGATCGTATATCATATTACATAACTATGCGAGTATATCGTGGTGGTGGTTTAACAAAAGACGCAGTATACTTAGCAGGAATTATAGATTTATTAAAATATTTAAAATCTGGCGGAAACCTAGAAACGCTCTATACAGGAAAGTTTAATACAAATCACATTAATTTAATAGAAGAATTATTAGATAGAAACGTACTTTTAAAACCAGAATTACCACGATTATTAGAAAGAAAAAGTGTAAAAAAGAGGTTAAAAAAATTGCGTGAAGGTATTGCTATAATAGATTTGGTTAAATAA
- a CDS encoding dicarboxylate/amino acid:cation symporter codes for MKLALHWKIIIGMILGIIFGFIMNSVDGGRHFVSDWIAPFGKIFINLLKLIAVPLILASLIKGISDLKDISKIKKMGLRTILIYVGTTVVAIVIGLTIVNTIKPGAGMPQDTIEKIKMKYENDAGVSDKLMKASAQNDAGPLQALVDIFPSNIFTALGEAKMLQVIFFALFVGICLLLISEKKAKPLVDFFDSLNEVVMKMVDLIMLFAPYAVFALMANVIIAFDDTEILLKLLSYALCVVFGLALMIGFYLILVKVYTKKSPLWFLNKLSPAQLLAFSTSSSAATLPVTMERVEEHLGVDKEVAGFVLPVGATVNMDGTSLYQGIAAVFIMQVIWPEGLTFTNQIVIIATALLASIGSAAVPSAGMVMLVIVLESIGFPAELLPIGLALIFAVDRPLDMCRTVVNVTGDATVSMLVAKSLGKLHDNPKAKEWDDNYDAVK; via the coding sequence AATTAGCATTACATTGGAAAATAATAATCGGAATGATTTTAGGTATCATCTTTGGATTCATAATGAATTCTGTTGATGGCGGAAGACATTTTGTTTCCGATTGGATTGCTCCTTTTGGAAAAATCTTTATTAACCTTTTAAAGCTAATTGCAGTACCTTTAATTTTAGCATCGTTAATAAAGGGAATTTCAGATTTAAAAGACATTTCTAAAATAAAAAAAATGGGCTTGCGTACCATACTAATATATGTTGGTACAACTGTAGTCGCTATTGTTATAGGTTTAACTATTGTAAATACTATAAAACCTGGAGCAGGAATGCCGCAGGATACTATTGAGAAAATAAAAATGAAATATGAAAATGATGCAGGTGTTTCAGATAAACTTATGAAAGCTTCTGCTCAAAACGATGCTGGACCTTTACAAGCATTAGTAGATATTTTTCCTAGTAATATTTTTACCGCATTAGGTGAAGCTAAAATGCTTCAGGTTATCTTTTTTGCTCTTTTTGTGGGAATTTGTTTATTATTAATTTCAGAAAAAAAGGCAAAACCACTCGTAGATTTCTTCGACTCTTTAAACGAAGTAGTTATGAAAATGGTAGATTTAATCATGCTTTTTGCACCGTATGCAGTTTTTGCATTAATGGCAAATGTTATTATAGCTTTTGATGATACAGAGATTCTTTTAAAACTTTTAAGCTATGCTTTGTGTGTAGTATTTGGTTTAGCTTTAATGATTGGTTTTTACTTAATTTTAGTAAAAGTATACACAAAAAAATCACCATTATGGTTTTTAAATAAATTATCTCCAGCGCAATTATTGGCGTTTTCTACAAGTTCTAGTGCTGCAACATTACCTGTAACTATGGAGCGTGTAGAAGAGCATTTAGGTGTAGATAAAGAAGTTGCTGGTTTTGTTTTACCAGTTGGAGCTACTGTAAATATGGATGGAACAAGCTTATACCAAGGTATTGCTGCGGTTTTTATTATGCAAGTAATTTGGCCAGAAGGCTTAACATTTACAAATCAAATAGTTATTATAGCAACTGCTTTATTGGCTTCTATTGGTAGTGCTGCTGTACCTAGTGCCGGTATGGTAATGTTAGTAATTGTTTTAGAGTCTATTGGTTTTCCTGCAGAATTATTACCAATTGGTTTGGCTTTAATATTCGCTGTAGACAGACCATTGGATATGTGTAGAACTGTTGTAAATGTTACTGGAGATGCTACAGTATCTATGCTTGTTGCTAAGTCTTTAGGTAAATTACATGACAATCCTAAGGCTAAAGAATGGGATGATAATTACGATGCAGTAAAATAA
- the gshB gene encoding glutathione synthase → MNVCFLMYPWEEIDPENDTSLALIKECVKRGHGVALCTPANLTIRNSVTNAFCTVVGRMDKVPSSLKGFYNKAVLREEMLPLAGFDAIFFRANPPLDPIMLNFLDSVKDDVFIVNSLQGMREANNKLYTAAFGDAHSNIIPNTHVSKNKKYLVQQIKESKADKMILKPLNGFGGSGVILIEKSAMSNINSLLDFYINKSDGSSNYVILQDYIEGADQGDVRILMLNGEPVGAMKRVPGTEDHRSNVSAGGSVQKHSLTKTEKALCKQIGPKLVKDGLYFVGLDVIGGKLVEVNVMSPGGITYINKVYKNKYKIEEKVVDFLESKVMDNVQAFNRLSRLRKAVEEA, encoded by the coding sequence ATGAATGTTTGCTTTTTAATGTATCCTTGGGAAGAAATTGATCCAGAAAACGATACAAGCTTAGCATTAATTAAAGAATGTGTAAAACGAGGTCACGGTGTTGCCTTGTGTACTCCAGCAAACTTAACTATTAGAAATAGTGTTACAAATGCTTTTTGTACTGTTGTTGGACGCATGGATAAAGTACCGTCGAGCTTAAAAGGCTTTTATAATAAAGCAGTATTAAGAGAAGAAATGTTACCATTAGCAGGATTTGATGCTATATTTTTTAGAGCAAATCCGCCATTAGATCCAATAATGCTTAATTTCTTAGACTCTGTTAAAGATGATGTTTTTATAGTAAACTCTTTGCAAGGTATGCGAGAAGCAAACAATAAACTTTATACAGCAGCTTTTGGCGATGCACACAGTAATATAATACCAAACACACATGTTTCTAAAAACAAGAAATATTTGGTACAACAAATAAAAGAATCTAAAGCAGATAAAATGATACTAAAACCTTTAAACGGTTTTGGAGGTTCTGGAGTTATTTTAATTGAAAAATCTGCCATGAGTAATATAAATTCACTTTTAGACTTTTACATAAACAAAAGTGATGGCTCTTCAAATTATGTTATACTTCAGGATTATATAGAAGGCGCAGACCAAGGTGATGTAAGAATATTGATGCTTAATGGAGAACCTGTTGGTGCCATGAAACGTGTTCCAGGTACAGAAGATCATAGATCTAATGTGTCGGCTGGCGGAAGTGTACAAAAGCATTCGTTAACAAAAACAGAAAAAGCATTGTGCAAGCAAATAGGACCAAAGCTAGTTAAAGATGGCTTATATTTTGTTGGTTTAGATGTTATTGGAGGTAAATTAGTAGAAGTTAATGTTATGTCACCTGGCGGCATAACCTATATTAATAAGGTTTATAAAAATAAATATAAAATAGAAGAGAAAGTTGTAGATTTTCTTGAGAGTAAGGTTATGGATAATGTGCAGGCTTTTAACCGTTTATCGCGTTTAAGAAAAGCTGTAGAAGAAGCCTGA